Proteins from a genomic interval of Piscinibacter sp. HJYY11:
- a CDS encoding type II secretion system protein, with the protein MRRHALGFTLVELLISVAIIALLAGGAMSFADLAVKRSQEQELRSALRQIREAIDAYKVAADAGRIRRSADDNGYPPTLAALTEGVPEVGSVTGRKLYFLRRLPRDPLAEPTLPPEATWGVRSYESDPADPRPGRDVFDVYSLSPRTSISGRPYREW; encoded by the coding sequence ATGCGCCGCCACGCCCTCGGTTTCACACTGGTCGAGCTGCTGATCTCGGTGGCCATCATCGCCTTGTTGGCCGGTGGTGCGATGAGCTTTGCCGACCTGGCTGTGAAGCGCAGCCAGGAGCAGGAGTTGCGCTCCGCCTTGCGCCAGATCCGTGAGGCGATCGATGCGTACAAGGTCGCCGCCGATGCGGGGCGCATCCGTCGCAGCGCCGACGACAACGGCTACCCGCCCACGCTCGCGGCCTTGACCGAGGGTGTGCCCGAGGTCGGCAGCGTTACCGGGCGCAAGCTGTATTTCCTGCGCCGCCTGCCGCGCGATCCGCTGGCCGAGCCCACGCTCCCGCCCGAGGCCACCTGGGGGGTGCGCAGTTACGAGAGCGACCCTGCCGACCCGCGGCCAGGGCGTGATGTGTTCGATGTGTATTCGCTGTCGCCGCGCACGAGCATCAGCGGGCGCCCCTATCGCGAATGGTGA
- a CDS encoding type IV pilin protein: MQRHAGFTLMELMVVMAIIASLMTLALPRYFHSVERSREAVLKHDLAAMRDAIDKFVADRGRYPATLEELAEKRYLRKLPVDPVTDSATTWVVVPPPTTDGREGVYDVRSGAAGTSLDGEAYDSW, from the coding sequence ATGCAGCGCCACGCCGGGTTCACGCTGATGGAGTTGATGGTGGTCATGGCCATCATTGCGAGCCTCATGACGCTCGCGTTGCCGCGCTACTTCCACAGCGTCGAGCGCAGCCGCGAGGCGGTGCTCAAGCACGACCTCGCGGCGATGCGCGATGCCATCGACAAGTTTGTCGCCGACCGTGGCCGCTATCCGGCCACCCTGGAGGAGCTGGCGGAAAAGAGATACCTGCGCAAGCTGCCGGTCGACCCGGTGACCGACAGCGCCACGACCTGGGTCGTGGTGCCGCCGCCGACCACCGACGGGCGCGAGGGGGTGTACGACGTGCGCAGCGGTGCAGCAGGGACGAGCCTCGACGGCGAGGCATATGACAGCTGGTAG
- a CDS encoding type II secretion system F family protein: protein MQAASLVVEAVDARDARRQIESLGYAVVAVRTAGARMRLGRAAALPLLHFNQSLLILLQAGLSVVEAIETLAERETRPEARRVLQALLIQLREGRSFSVALEAQPEAFPPLYVASVRANERTGALKEAIERFIHYRAQADLVRKRVVGAAIYPAMVLAVGALVIAFLLFYVVPRFSQVFQDLGDRIPASSRLLLEWGQFAHAHATGLLSTAAVTLAAVAYALTRPAVRLRIARALQRLPHLGEIIRVYRLARFYRALGMLQQAGMPIVASLELVRGLLPADMQQALSNARREIEQGRSISSAFELNGLTTSVSVRLLRAAEQTGQMGEMLERTAGFHEEDISQAIEWFIRLFEPMLMVAIGMIIGVVVLLMYAPIFELAGSLQ, encoded by the coding sequence ATGCAAGCTGCGTCCCTTGTCGTCGAGGCCGTGGATGCACGCGATGCGCGTCGCCAGATCGAGTCACTGGGCTACGCCGTGGTGGCCGTCAGGACTGCCGGCGCGCGCATGCGCCTCGGGCGTGCTGCAGCGCTTCCCTTGCTGCACTTCAACCAGAGCCTGCTGATCCTGTTGCAAGCCGGGCTTTCCGTCGTGGAGGCGATCGAGACCCTGGCCGAACGGGAGACGCGGCCCGAAGCACGCCGTGTGCTGCAAGCCCTGCTGATACAGCTGCGAGAAGGACGCTCCTTCTCGGTGGCGCTGGAAGCTCAGCCCGAAGCGTTCCCGCCGCTCTATGTGGCGAGCGTGCGTGCCAACGAGCGCACCGGTGCTCTCAAGGAAGCCATCGAACGCTTCATCCACTACCGTGCACAGGCTGACCTCGTGCGAAAGCGGGTCGTCGGTGCGGCCATCTACCCAGCGATGGTGCTGGCTGTTGGTGCCCTCGTCATCGCCTTCCTGCTTTTCTATGTTGTGCCGCGGTTCAGCCAGGTGTTCCAGGACCTGGGCGACCGCATCCCGGCGAGCTCTCGCCTCCTGCTCGAGTGGGGCCAGTTCGCACACGCGCACGCAACTGGGCTGCTCAGCACAGCAGCCGTCACGTTGGCGGCGGTCGCCTACGCACTCACGCGCCCTGCTGTGCGGCTGCGCATCGCGCGCGCCCTGCAGCGCCTGCCACACCTTGGAGAGATCATCCGCGTGTACCGTCTGGCCCGCTTCTACCGCGCACTCGGGATGTTGCAGCAGGCCGGCATGCCCATCGTGGCCTCGCTGGAGCTGGTGCGCGGTCTGCTGCCGGCGGACATGCAGCAGGCACTGTCGAACGCGCGCCGTGAGATCGAACAAGGCCGGTCCATCTCCTCGGCGTTCGAGTTGAACGGTCTCACCACTTCGGTCTCTGTGCGCCTGCTGCGCGCCGCCGAACAAACCGGACAGATGGGCGAGATGCTCGAGCGCACCGCCGGCTTCCACGAAGAAGACATCTCGCAGGCGATCGAGTGGTTCATCCGCCTGTTCGAGCCCATGCTGATGGTCGCGATCGGCATGATCATCGGCGTCGTCGTGCTGCTGATGTATGCGCCGATCTTCGAGCTGGCAGGGAGCCTGCAGTGA
- a CDS encoding GspE/PulE family protein translates to MNPYSEKPVQAEVATLLFTPALLRLARGKAAAQQRSVVAALEDELALSPEALLPALAQALGLATADHTALQHLEPAFDLIGYGDAARRECLAFRDGDALVVVWADPFNDALHAWCVDRIGAPFEMRLALSADITAFLARHEESLRAIDTALPAADTTASGESDLEELTLRSIGEGTSVVVKLVHSTLYDALKSGVSDIHIESGLNGLFVKYRLDGTLAQVGHIEGRELAEQVLSRLKVMSELDIAERRIPQDGRFRVRALGREIDFRVSIMPSIHGEDAVVRVLDKRSLADQVAGLRLDVLGFDAATLHAFRRLSRDPYGLLLVTGPTGSGKTTTLYAALSEINHGHDKIITIEDPVEYQLPGILQIPVNEKKGLTFARGLRSILRHDPDRIMVGEIRDPETAQIAIQSALTGHLVLSTVHANNAFDVIGRFTHMDVDPYSFVSALSGVLAQRLLRVNCLHCSEPVRVDPSLLRESTVDPALVEGRVLRVGKGCGKCRGTGYKGRKAVGELLLLDDALRELIVARAPVRQIKEAARRGGTRLLRESALALWLAGETTLEEVNRVTLVA, encoded by the coding sequence GTGAATCCGTACAGCGAGAAGCCCGTCCAGGCGGAGGTGGCCACGCTGCTCTTCACGCCCGCCTTGCTGCGGTTGGCGCGCGGGAAGGCCGCGGCCCAGCAGCGCAGCGTGGTTGCAGCACTCGAAGACGAACTGGCGCTCTCGCCCGAGGCGCTGCTGCCGGCGCTTGCGCAGGCGCTGGGCCTCGCAACCGCGGATCACACGGCGCTGCAGCACCTGGAGCCAGCGTTCGACCTGATCGGCTACGGCGACGCGGCCCGCCGCGAGTGCCTCGCCTTCCGCGACGGCGACGCGCTGGTCGTGGTGTGGGCCGATCCCTTCAACGACGCGCTGCATGCGTGGTGTGTCGACCGGATCGGTGCCCCCTTCGAGATGCGCCTCGCGCTGTCGGCCGACATCACCGCTTTCCTTGCACGGCACGAGGAGTCGCTGCGCGCGATTGACACCGCGCTGCCTGCCGCCGACACGACGGCGAGCGGCGAGTCAGACCTCGAAGAGCTCACGTTGCGCAGCATCGGCGAGGGCACGAGCGTGGTGGTGAAGCTCGTGCACTCCACGCTGTACGACGCGCTCAAGAGTGGCGTGAGCGACATCCACATCGAGTCGGGCCTGAACGGCCTGTTCGTCAAGTACCGACTCGACGGCACGCTTGCACAGGTGGGCCACATTGAAGGCCGCGAACTCGCCGAGCAGGTTCTGTCGCGCCTGAAGGTGATGTCCGAGCTTGACATCGCCGAGCGCCGCATCCCGCAAGATGGTCGTTTCCGCGTGCGCGCCCTGGGCCGCGAAATCGACTTCCGTGTGTCCATCATGCCAAGCATCCACGGAGAAGACGCGGTGGTGCGTGTGCTCGACAAGCGCTCGCTCGCCGACCAGGTGGCGGGCCTGCGCCTCGACGTGCTCGGCTTCGACGCGGCGACGCTGCACGCCTTCCGCCGACTGTCGCGCGATCCCTATGGCCTGCTGCTCGTGACCGGCCCCACCGGCAGTGGCAAGACCACGACCCTCTACGCGGCACTGTCTGAGATCAACCACGGGCACGACAAGATCATCACCATCGAAGACCCGGTGGAGTACCAGCTGCCCGGCATCCTGCAGATCCCTGTCAACGAGAAGAAGGGGCTGACTTTCGCGCGGGGGCTGCGCTCCATCCTGCGCCACGATCCCGACCGCATCATGGTCGGCGAGATCCGCGACCCCGAGACGGCGCAGATCGCCATCCAGTCGGCGCTCACCGGGCACCTCGTGCTGTCGACGGTGCACGCAAACAACGCCTTCGACGTGATCGGGCGCTTCACGCACATGGACGTCGACCCCTACAGCTTCGTCTCGGCGCTTTCGGGGGTGCTCGCGCAGCGCCTGCTGCGGGTGAACTGCCTGCACTGCAGCGAGCCGGTGAGGGTGGATCCGTCGTTGCTGCGCGAATCGACCGTCGACCCGGCGCTCGTGGAAGGCAGGGTGCTGCGCGTCGGCAAGGGCTGCGGCAAGTGTCGGGGCACGGGCTACAAGGGCCGCAAGGCGGTGGGCGAGTTGCTGCTGCTCGACGACGCGCTGCGCGAGCTCATCGTCGCGCGGGCGCCGGTGCGACAGATCAAGGAGGCGGCGCGCAGGGGCGGCACGCGCCTGTTGCGTGAGTCGGCTCTAGCCTTGTGGCTGGCCGGCGAGACCACGCTGGAGGAGGTGAACCGTGTCACGCTGGTGGCCTGA
- the epsA gene encoding XrtB/PEP-CTERM-associated transcriptional regulator EpsA — MNQVPLLDEVDRSRFADAVEASFRVSSRQQFFVWSQSSVQALIPHEILICGIEDGSRQGMAMHRFSASRYFKQEQFDVVSDPLNGLMPRLLAVATVRRANVVFCPSEPVQAADDRLLALVIGNEMKNMAAQLVMGTRGKFEAFYVFSRVAVPLDARLRYLIELLGPHVHNAFLRVLSTEREIAAVTTQRAGRIVTPRQEEILNLIKSGKTNSEIAEVLECSPWTIKNHIQAILRKLDSTTRTHAIARAMSLGILNPD, encoded by the coding sequence GTGAATCAGGTTCCGTTACTCGACGAGGTCGACCGCAGCCGCTTTGCCGACGCGGTGGAGGCGTCGTTCCGCGTTTCCAGCCGACAGCAGTTCTTCGTGTGGAGCCAGAGCTCGGTGCAGGCGCTCATTCCGCATGAGATCCTGATCTGCGGCATCGAGGATGGTTCCCGCCAGGGCATGGCGATGCATCGCTTCAGCGCGAGCCGCTATTTCAAGCAGGAGCAGTTCGACGTGGTCTCCGACCCGCTCAACGGGCTGATGCCGCGCCTGCTGGCGGTCGCTACCGTGAGACGGGCCAATGTCGTGTTCTGTCCGAGCGAGCCGGTGCAGGCAGCGGATGACCGGCTGCTGGCGCTCGTGATCGGCAACGAGATGAAGAACATGGCTGCGCAGCTTGTGATGGGCACGCGCGGCAAGTTCGAGGCGTTCTACGTGTTTTCGCGCGTTGCCGTGCCGCTCGATGCGCGCCTGCGCTACCTGATCGAACTGCTCGGTCCCCATGTGCACAACGCCTTCCTGCGCGTGCTGTCGACCGAGCGCGAGATCGCCGCCGTCACCACGCAGCGTGCCGGGCGCATCGTCACGCCACGGCAGGAAGAGATCCTCAACCTCATCAAGAGCGGCAAGACCAATTCCGAGATCGCCGAGGTGCTCGAGTGCAGCCCGTGGACGATCAAGAACCACATCCAGGCGATCCTGCGCAAGCTCGACTCGACCACGCGCACGCATGCGATCGCCCGCGCGATGAGCCTCGGCATCCTCAATCCGGACTGA
- a CDS encoding secretin N-terminal domain-containing protein, with product MRRWLVPVMVLTLLAACAPGREFVRNGQQMIEQGRLEEGLAQMEKGLLAEPENREYRMLVIRQRDVEVGKLLARADQQRAADRLDDAAALYRRVLGIDAQNSRAKQGLDAVDTARRHAQRLDEAQALIAQGKHDDAEQRVRRVLAENPAHARAQSLKQHLDQLPGRQGADASSPPVLKSNLRKPVSLDFRDANLKAVFDALARTTGINFVFDREVRPDIKVTLSISNIGIDDVISVLTLTNQLERKVLNENTVLIYPNTPAKQKDYQDLAVKTFYLSNVEAKTMFTLLKTVLKTRDMFADEKLNTITIRDSADAVRLAEKVIAAQDIAEPEVLLDVEVLEVKRSQLHELGLEPPGKFTLLNIVRNPATVVTSATGSTIVNDNTLTTTQLTLDKLRNVQGSSIGIDSPSLNLRAETGDTNILANPRIRVKNREKARIMIGDRVPVITTTSTANVGVSESVSYLDVGLKLEVEPNVFLDNEVGVKVNLEVSNIVREVKSRSGSLTYQIGTRLATTALRLKDGETQALAGLISDEDRKSAAGVPGMVDLPVLGRILSSERNDRSKTEIVLLITPRVVRNLAQVPLERQEHAGGTETQVGAARLRLQGTGRMALAPGRGGVVRNAAAPAPEDAPQEAAEPPPPVAPPAAPQRANNRE from the coding sequence ATGAGGCGCTGGCTCGTTCCGGTGATGGTGCTGACGCTGCTGGCCGCCTGCGCGCCGGGGCGTGAGTTCGTTCGCAACGGCCAGCAGATGATCGAGCAGGGCAGGCTTGAAGAGGGCCTTGCACAGATGGAGAAGGGCCTGCTTGCCGAGCCCGAGAACCGCGAGTACCGCATGCTCGTCATCCGCCAGCGCGACGTCGAGGTCGGCAAGCTCCTGGCGCGCGCCGACCAGCAGCGCGCCGCCGACCGGCTGGACGATGCGGCCGCGCTCTACCGCCGGGTGCTCGGCATCGACGCACAGAACTCACGGGCGAAACAGGGCCTTGACGCGGTGGACACCGCGCGCCGCCACGCCCAGCGCCTCGACGAGGCTCAGGCGCTCATCGCACAAGGCAAGCACGACGACGCCGAGCAGCGCGTGCGCCGCGTGCTCGCCGAGAACCCGGCCCACGCGCGCGCCCAGAGCCTCAAGCAGCACCTTGACCAGTTGCCGGGCCGGCAGGGTGCCGATGCGTCTTCGCCACCGGTGCTGAAGTCGAACCTGAGGAAGCCGGTCTCGCTCGACTTCCGCGATGCCAACCTGAAGGCGGTGTTCGACGCGCTCGCCCGGACCACCGGCATCAACTTCGTGTTCGACCGCGAGGTGCGGCCCGACATCAAGGTGACGCTGTCGATCAGCAACATCGGCATCGACGACGTGATCAGCGTGCTCACGTTGACCAACCAGCTCGAGCGCAAGGTGCTCAACGAGAACACGGTGCTGATCTACCCCAACACCCCGGCCAAGCAGAAGGACTACCAGGACCTCGCGGTGAAGACGTTCTACCTCTCGAACGTCGAAGCGAAGACCATGTTCACCCTGCTCAAGACCGTGCTCAAGACGCGCGACATGTTCGCCGACGAGAAGCTCAACACCATCACCATCCGCGACAGCGCCGATGCGGTGCGCCTGGCCGAGAAAGTGATCGCCGCGCAAGACATCGCCGAGCCCGAGGTGCTGCTCGACGTGGAGGTGCTGGAAGTGAAGCGCTCGCAGCTGCATGAGCTGGGCCTGGAGCCGCCGGGCAAGTTCACGCTGCTCAACATCGTGCGCAACCCGGCGACCGTGGTCACGAGCGCCACCGGTTCCACGATCGTCAACGACAACACGCTCACCACCACCCAGCTCACGCTCGACAAGCTGCGCAATGTGCAGGGCTCGAGCATCGGCATCGACAGCCCCTCGCTCAACCTGCGCGCCGAGACCGGCGACACCAACATCCTCGCCAACCCGCGCATCCGCGTGAAGAACCGCGAGAAGGCCCGCATCATGATCGGCGACCGCGTGCCGGTGATCACCACCACCTCCACCGCCAACGTCGGCGTGTCTGAATCGGTGAGCTACCTGGACGTCGGCCTGAAGCTCGAAGTCGAGCCCAACGTCTTCCTCGACAACGAGGTGGGTGTGAAGGTCAACCTCGAAGTGAGCAACATCGTGCGCGAGGTCAAGAGCCGCTCGGGCTCGCTCACCTACCAGATCGGCACGCGGCTCGCGACCACCGCGCTGCGACTGAAGGACGGCGAGACTCAGGCGCTGGCCGGCCTCATCAGCGATGAAGACCGCAAGAGCGCCGCCGGTGTGCCGGGCATGGTTGACCTGCCGGTGCTCGGTCGTATCTTGTCCAGCGAGCGCAACGACCGCAGCAAGACCGAGATCGTGCTGCTCATCACGCCGCGCGTAGTGCGCAACCTGGCGCAAGTGCCGCTCGAGCGGCAGGAGCACGCGGGCGGTACGGAGACGCAGGTCGGCGCGGCACGCCTGCGCTTGCAAGGCACGGGCCGCATGGCGCTGGCGCCCGGGCGGGGTGGGGTGGTGCGCAACGCCGCGGCGCCGGCCCCCGAAGATGCGCCGCAGGAGGCCGCCGAGCCGCCGCCTCCGGTGGCGCCGCCGGCGGCGCCTCAGCGTGCCAACAACCGGGAATGA